One genomic window of Arachis stenosperma cultivar V10309 chromosome 10, arast.V10309.gnm1.PFL2, whole genome shotgun sequence includes the following:
- the LOC130957781 gene encoding polygalacturonase-like: MASVIGYTFFVIIIMMTLLLLGTTTTHGAAAPPYGYGNNNIINVIKFGAKPDGKTDSTEQFKMAWNSACTSIRPATIYVPKGRYLLKYTNFRGPCKNNKVTFIINGTLVAPYDYNELANSGGFWILFNHVDNLIVIGGNLDAQGSAFWDCRRSGKNCPVGARSMTFNWVNNLVISGITSINSQLSHIVINTCNNVTVKNVRIIAPDQSPNTDGIHVEHSKWVNITGTTIQTGDDCISIGDATFNLFMDQIKCGPGHGISIGSLAKEMEEEGVANVSLRNAIFYGSHNGMRIKSWARASKGFVRNILFQDITMFNVQNPIIIDQNYCPNNQGCPGQSSGIEISEVTYKNIHGSSATSEAVTFDCSASNPCQGIKLHDINLTYNNKPATSSCNNIRGTTSGTLVLQSCL; the protein is encoded by the exons ATGGCTAGTGTTATTGGATACacattttttgttattattattatgatgaCATTATTATTGCTTGGCACTACTACTACACATGGTGCAGCAGCTCCACCATATGGATATGgaaacaataatattattaatgtgATTAAATTTGGTGCAAAACCAGATGGGAAAACAGATTCAACTGAACAATTCAAAATGGCATGGAATTCAGCATGCACAAGCATAAGGCCAGCCACTATTTATGTCCCAAAAGGAAGGTACTTACTCAAATACACCAATTTCCGGGGTCCATGTAAGAATAATAAGGTCACATTTATAATCAATGGAACTCTTGTGGCACCTTATGATTACAATGAGCTTGCAAATTCAGGAGGGTTTTGGATTTTGTTCAACCATGTTGATAATCTCATTGTTATTGGTGGGAATTTGGATGCTCAAGGCTCTGCTTTCTGGGATTGTAGGAGATCTGGAAAGAATTGTCCTGTTGGAGCAAGG TCAATGACATTCAACTGGGTGAATAACCTGGTGATTAGTGGGATAACATCAATCAACAGCCAATTAAGTCATATTGTGATAAACACATGCAACAATGTCACTGTAAAAAATGTGAGAATTATTGCACCAGATCAGAGTCCTAACACTGATGGCATTCATGTTGAACACTCAAAATGGGTTAATATTACTGGCACTACCATTCAAACTGGAGATGATTGCATTTCCATTGGTGATGCCACTTTCAATCTCTTCATGGACCAAATCAAATGTGGACCTGGCCATGGCATAAG CATTGGAAGTTTAGCTAAAGAAATGGAGGAAGAAGGAGTTGCAAATGTGAGTTTAAGAAATGCCATTTTTTATGGATCTCACAATGGAATGAGGATAAAGTCATGGGCCAGAGCAAGCAAGGGCTTTGTTAGGAACATTCTGTTCCAAGACATTACAATGTTCAACGTTCAGAATCCCATCATCATTGATCAAAATTACTGCCCCAACAACCAAGGTTGTCCTGGCCag AGTTCAGGAATTGAAATTAGTGAAGTTACTTACAAGAACATACATGGAAGTTCAGCAACATCAGAGGCAGTAACATTTGATTGCAGTGCAAGTAATCCATGTCAAGGGATCAAATTGCATGATATAAACCTAACTTACAACAACAAACCTGCAACTTCATCATGCAACAACATTAGAGGCACCACCTCTGGAACACTTGTGCTACAAAGTTGTCTATAA